GTCCACCACCGCGACGTCGTTGCCGTGCACCTGGTTCATCCAGACCACGTCGGCCGGGTCGATGCCCAGCGACTTGGCGGCCAGTTCGCGATTGGTCCGTACGGCGTCGGGGTCGTCGCCGACCGCGCCGCCGAGGTTGAGCTCCTCATACGGAGCGGCGCTCACCCCGCCCCACCGGTCGGTGAAGCCGAAGTGCGCGCCGCTCACGCTCTCGCGCTGTCCTATCACTTCAGGAAGTCCGGCACGTCCAGCTCCTCGGCCGCGCTGTCCGAGTAGGACCGGGACGGCGGGACCGGCGGGGCGACCGGGATGTCGTTGACCGGCTCGGGCGCGGGCGGCTCCGGCTCCTCCTTCGGCTTGACGCTGCCGAGCGAGCCGAAGGACGGACGGCTCTCGGTCTGCCGTACCGGAGTCGGCTCCTCGCGCTTGGCCCCGGACGAGCCGAGGATGTTGTCCCGCTTGGACGGCGGCTGGCCCCCGTCGAAGCCGGCCGCGATCACGGTGACCCGGACCTCGTCGCCGAGAGCGTCGTCGATCACCGCGCCGAAGATGATGTTGGCCTCGGGGTGAGCGGCCTCGCTGACCAGCTGGGCGGCCTCGTTGATCTCGAACAGGCCGAGGTCGGAGCCGCCGGAGATGGAGAGGAGGACGCCGCGCGCCCCATCAATGGATGCCTCCAGCAGCGGCGAGGAGATCGCCATCTCGGCGGCGGCCACCGCGCGGTCGTCGCCGCGGGCCGAGCCGATGCCCATCAGGGCCGAACCGGCCTCGGACATGACCGACTTGACGTCGGCGAAGTCGAGGTTGATCAGGCCGGGCGTGGTGATGAGGTCGGTGATGCCCTGGACACCGGAGAGCAGGACCTGGTCGGCCGACTTGAAGGCGTCGAGCACCGAGACCTGGCGGTCCGAGATGGACAGCAGCCGGTCGTTCGGGATGACGATGAGGGTGTCGACCTCTTCGCGGAGTTCGGCGATGCCGTCCTCGGCCTGGTTGGCGCGGCGCCGTCCCTCGAAGGTGAACGGGCGCGTGACCACGCCGATGGTGAGGGCGCCGAGCGTGCGGGCGATGTTGGCCACGACGGGCGCGCCGCCGGTGCCGGTGCCGCCGCCTTCACCGGCCGTCACGAAGACCATGTCGGCCCCCTTGAGGACCTCCTCGATCTCCTCGCGGTGATCCTCGGCCGCCTTGCGGCCCACGGCCGGGTTGGCTCCGGCCCCGAGTCCGCGGGTGAGTTCGCGGCCGACATCGAGCTTGACGTCGGCGTCGCTCATCAACAGCGCCTGCGCGTCGGTGTTGATGGCGATGAACTCGACGCCCTTGAGACCGACCTCGATCATCCGGTTGATGGCATTGACACCACCGCCGCCGACACCGATGACTTTGATGACTGCGAGGTAGTTCTGCGGTGCTGCCACGTCGAAGGCCTCTCGCCTCGAGTTACGTGCCGCCGGCCCGCCGAAGCACTGCTGCCTCGCGATCCGGCGACTGATGCCGAATGGGACGGTCCGAACGCCGACCCGAACCCTAACGTTGAAGTTTAGGGTTACCAGTGTGTCTGTTCGCTGGAATCTTCTGAACAGGACACTAAGTCGACAAGTGGCGCACGTTCAACGAACACGCCGAACCTCCCGTTTTTCTTTTCACCCTATGTGATCAGGCGTTGCACTGCCCAACCAGGGTGCTGGCCTGCGCGGATGTGCGTCAACTCCCCGATGACGCCGGGGCGGTGGGAACGCTGACATCGAAGTGCCGCGCATCCGGCGATGCTTTCATGAGAGCGGTGAGCGTACGCGCCTTCGCGGCGCCGTTCTCCGCACTCCCCCACGCGATGGTGCGGCCGTCGCCCAACTCCAGTGAGATGTCGTCGTACGAACTCACCTTGACGGTCCGGGTGTCACGGGCGACGGCGGCCGGAATGGCACCCGCGGCGCGTACGGCCTCGCGCACCAGTCGGTCCTCGCCGAAGCGGCGCAGGCTCGCGGCGCTCGAGCCGCTGCGGGGCAGCGTCAATTCGAGTGCGGGGATACCTTTCGGGGCGTCAGAAACCGTGGCGAATCGGACACCTTCATCGTCCACTTCGATGAACTTTCCGCCCTTTTCGACAATCAGAACCGGAACGCGCTCAATCACTTTCAGCCCGATTCCATGGGGCCACGAGCGGACCACGTCAACCGAGTCAATTCGGGGCAATTTTCGGCTCAGTCGTGCCTCAATCGCATCGGTGTCGACGGAAATCAGCGGCGCCCCGACCGGTACGTCGGCGGCCTCGCGCACCTGCTGCGGTGTCAGAACCCGTGTTCCCGCGACCGATACGCGCTCCACCCGCAGCCACTTCGAACCGTAGAGCACCCAGACCGAGCCGGCCCCGACGAGCACCAGCGCCACAGCCAGGATGACGATCGTACGAAGCCTCGGTCGCCGCAGACGACGAACGGGAGGCGGGCCGGCCGACTCCTGCTGGCTTTCACCGCGTTCGGCGGTCGTCGGTCCGGCCACGCTTCCTGCCCTCCGTCATCAGCTCCTAGTGGTGTGCACGACGCGCGGCGATCGCCTCGTACACCATGCCGACGAGCAGTTCGTCGGCGTCCCGGCGGCCGAACTCGCTGGCGGCGCGGGACATCTCGTACAGCCGGTGCGGGTCGGCGAGCACGGGCAGGACATTCTGCTGCACCCACTGGGGGGTGAGTTCCGCGTCGTCGACCAGCAGTCCACCGCCGGCCTTGACCACCGGCTGGGCGTTCAGCCGCTGTTCGCCGTTGCCGATGGGCAGCGGGACATAGGCGGCCGGGAGTCCGACGGCGGAGAGTTCGGCGACGGTCATCGCGCCCGCGCGGCACAGCATCATGTCGGCCGCGGCGTACGCGAGGTCCATCCGGTCCACGTACGGTACCGGGATGTACGGGGGCATCCCCGGCATCTGCTGCACCTGCGGCAGTTCGTTCTTCGGACCGACCGCGTGCAGGATCTGGATCCCGGCCTGCTGGAGGTAGGGAGCGACCTGCTGGACCACCTCGTTGAGGCGACGGGCGCCCTGGGAGCCGCCGGAGACCAGCAGCGTGGGCAGGTTGGGGTCGAGGCCGAACACGTGCCGGGCCTCGGGGCGGGCGGCGGCCCGGTCGAGGGTGGCGATGGAGCGGCGCAGCGGGATGCCGATGTAGCGGGCGTCACGCAGCTTGCTGTCCGGGGTGGAGACGGCGACCTTGGCGGCGTACCGCGAGCCGATCTTGTTGGCGAGGCCGGGGCGGGCGTTGGCCTCGTGGATGATGATCGGCACGCCGAGGC
This genomic window from Streptomyces sp. DG2A-72 contains:
- the murG gene encoding undecaprenyldiphospho-muramoylpentapeptide beta-N-acetylglucosaminyltransferase, coding for MHVVLAGGGTAGHIEPALALADALRRQDPTVGITALGTERGLETRLVPERGYELALIPAVPLPRKPTPELITVPGRLRGTIKAAEQILERTKADAVVGFGGYVALPGYLAAKRLGVPIIIHEANARPGLANKIGSRYAAKVAVSTPDSKLRDARYIGIPLRRSIATLDRAAARPEARHVFGLDPNLPTLLVSGGSQGARRLNEVVQQVAPYLQQAGIQILHAVGPKNELPQVQQMPGMPPYIPVPYVDRMDLAYAAADMMLCRAGAMTVAELSAVGLPAAYVPLPIGNGEQRLNAQPVVKAGGGLLVDDAELTPQWVQQNVLPVLADPHRLYEMSRAASEFGRRDADELLVGMVYEAIAARRAHH
- a CDS encoding cell division protein FtsQ/DivIB yields the protein MAGPTTAERGESQQESAGPPPVRRLRRPRLRTIVILAVALVLVGAGSVWVLYGSKWLRVERVSVAGTRVLTPQQVREAADVPVGAPLISVDTDAIEARLSRKLPRIDSVDVVRSWPHGIGLKVIERVPVLIVEKGGKFIEVDDEGVRFATVSDAPKGIPALELTLPRSGSSAASLRRFGEDRLVREAVRAAGAIPAAVARDTRTVKVSSYDDISLELGDGRTIAWGSAENGAAKARTLTALMKASPDARHFDVSVPTAPASSGS
- the ftsZ gene encoding cell division protein FtsZ, which codes for MAAPQNYLAVIKVIGVGGGGVNAINRMIEVGLKGVEFIAINTDAQALLMSDADVKLDVGRELTRGLGAGANPAVGRKAAEDHREEIEEVLKGADMVFVTAGEGGGTGTGGAPVVANIARTLGALTIGVVTRPFTFEGRRRANQAEDGIAELREEVDTLIVIPNDRLLSISDRQVSVLDAFKSADQVLLSGVQGITDLITTPGLINLDFADVKSVMSEAGSALMGIGSARGDDRAVAAAEMAISSPLLEASIDGARGVLLSISGGSDLGLFEINEAAQLVSEAAHPEANIIFGAVIDDALGDEVRVTVIAAGFDGGQPPSKRDNILGSSGAKREEPTPVRQTESRPSFGSLGSVKPKEEPEPPAPEPVNDIPVAPPVPPSRSYSDSAAEELDVPDFLK